The following nucleotide sequence is from Fragaria vesca subsp. vesca chloroplast, complete genome.
TAGAGTCTAAGTCTAGGGGGGCTGAAGGGCGGTAATAGCTAAGATTGATCTCAGATACAGTACAAATAGAATATGACCCTCTTTCATTTCCTTATATTTTTCATATTCTATTTCTTTATTTCTTCCTATGTTACTTTCTAGAGCCCTTCTAAGTGATGTGCGCGGTACATAGTTCATGATGTGGAACTCTTTTAATTTCATCCTATTGGCTCGGCTCGTGCGAAAAGGTATCTTCAAAAGAAGATAATTTTAATGAACCCTCTAATTCTTTTTTTTATTTAGCCCACCTAATGAATGAAACATGAATTACTCTGTTTAGTCTATAAGAGAACGTCCAAATATTCTTTTAATATTTGGAGTTGTCGAAGTGAATATTTGTTTCTGATTATTCAGTGAGCATCTTGTATTTCATAAAAATTGGGGGCAATATAATCCTTACGTAAAGGCCAGCCTATCCAACTTTCAGGCATTAAGATACGTTTCAGGCGTGGATGATTATCATAAAAGATTCCCAGCATATCATAAGATTCCCTTTCTTGAAAATCCGCACTTTTCCAAACCCAGAAAACAGATGGAATTCTAGGATTCCTCCTTGGGGCAAATACTTTTATGCATACCTCTTCCGGTTGATCTATACCATACTCTATTCTAGTAAGATGGTACACACTAGCTAACAGCCCGCCTGGTGCTACATCATAAGCACATTGGGAACGTAGATAATTGTAACCATATACATATAAAATCACGGCAATCGAATGCCAATCCTCGGGCTTTATTTGTAAAGTTTCTATTCCTTGGTAATCGAAACCCAAAGATCTATGAATTAACCCATGTTTGACTAACCAAGCAGACAAACGACCCTGCATCTTTTTTATCTCTCCCAGATTTTTATTTGTATTTATTAAGGTATTAAGTATTTCACATTTACGATGAAATTTATGAAGATTGACTCGCTCTTTATTAGTCTGTACATTTGTTATTCTGTACATAAAGGATCCTGCCTAATTCACTAATTCGTGGGAAGATACTGAACTTTTATATTTGAAAAATATTTCAGGAGGGATCTCTGAGGTCGAGGGTGGTTCATAGAGCAATCCTTGATCATAATTTCCGGTATGAGTACTACGTCCAAGACGAAACTTGTGACTGGTAGTAAAACACCGATTTCCCTGTTGAGATCGAATTCGATCTTCATAGATTTCTCGAGAGATTTTCTTACGAAGTTTTGTTATAGCATCTATAACTGCCTCCGGTTTAGGTGGACAGCCCGGCAAATAGACATCCACAGGAATTAGCTTATCAACCCCCCGAACAGTACTATAAGAATCGGTACTGAACATTCCTCCTGTAATTGTACATGCTCCCATAGCAATAACATATTTTGGTTCAGGCATTTGCTCATATAATCTCACTAAAGAAGGAGCCATTTTCATTGTTACAGTACCCGCTGTTAAAATGAGGTCCGCCTGTCTCGGACTAGATCGTGGCACCAGTCCATAACGATCAAAGTCGAATCGTGAGCCGATTAATGAAGCAAATTCAATGAAGCAACAACTGGTACCATAGAGAAGCGGCCACAAACTGGAGAGTCTTGACCAATTTGAAAGATCACTTGATGTAGTTGAAATAACTGAATTTTGGGTTGTTCGATCAAGTAAAGGAAATTCAATAATGGAATTCATAACTGTCTCAATCTTTGTTATTTTTTTGTGATGGCTGTTCAAGAGCTAAGACCATTCCAATGCCCCTTTTCGCCATGCATAAATTGAACCAACAACTAGGATAAGCACGAAAATTAAAGCTTCTATAAATACGGACACTCCCAATACATCGAAACTCATTGCCCATGGATAAAGAAAAACTGTTTCAACATCAAAAACAACAAAAACTAGAGCAAACATATAATAACGGATTCTAAATTGTAACCAAGCATCTCCCATCGGTTCTATTCCCGATTCATAACTCGAAAGTTTTTCTGGCCCTTTGCTAATCGGGGCTAAAACTCCGGAAATGAAAAATGCCAAAATAGGAATAACACTTGAGACTATCAGAAATGCCCAGAAAACATCATATTCGTAAAGCAGAAGCATAGACGTACTCCTATTAATGTGGAAAATATATCGGATTAGTCGATTCAAAATAGAATAAATTATCAAATTAGACATAACTGTTTAGTTAAAACAACAATTCGTTTTGATCGAACCGCCCAGTTTCGTTTGTTACGGTCCATGTCTTGTTTCAAGATTCAGCCGCTCGAATTAATTCTATTTTAATTCCTTTACTTTATTTTTGATATAATTTCGATAAAATAACGATAAAATAAATATATAATAAATAAAAGTAGATTGCTCTTAACTTCAAACTTAATACAAATAAGACTCTCTCGTTTTCACCGCACCTCGGGTTTTCTCTTTAAAGAACAGGAAGTGCAATATAGAAAATAAGCAAAACCTATATTCGAATATATTTCTATACCATTTCTTTCTATATCATTATCTATATATATATTATATATATTAGAATATTAGAAATAGGAATATTAGAAATAGCATATTATCTAGATTATAATATCTATTATGATATAGATAATATACGTAATTTAGTTAAATTTATATTTAATTAAATATAAAATTTCTTTTCATTTTTAATTTTTAGGTTTTAGGGCTATACGGACTCGAACCGTAGACCTTCTCGGTAAAACAGACCAAACTTATTATTATCAAAATGATTTGAACCGTTTCAAAGACCCAACGTGCAGTTTTTTTGCATTGGGCTCTTTCATTAACTGATAGAAATATCGGCTAGTCTACCATATTTTTTCTTGAAAGAAGGATAAAAAGATGGCTCCGTGTGCTCTGATTCATTATGTGGATTCAATCCAATTCAGGAGCACTACCAAAGTGTTTCAAAGAAGGGTTATCCTGACGTAGGTCTGCTTCTGGCCTAGATCAACGTAAGTTAAATGAAGTTTCTATCGCCCTGCCCTGTCAAATATGAAACTTCATACACCCTAAAGTTCATAAGATAGGACGAAAAGAGAGTTTTTTTGAGGTCCTTATACTCATTAAGCCTGGCATTGAATAGACATAGAATTCACCTTATCAATATCTCAAATCAATGATGGGTTCTATATTGGCGCCTAACCGGGCAACCGAATCGGACCAAACCATTTGTCAGGCTGTTGTTCTCTTGTTTTGTTCCCTAAAAGTCAGAGAGTAAGACATCAATTTCTCAATAAGATCAAATTTTTTTTTGATTACATGATGGACTCCTCTGAAAAACATTGGCGCGCGTGTAAACGAGGTGCTCTACCTAACTGAGCTATAGCCCTTGTGCTTGTGATACATATTTTATCATGTAGATAATTTCTTGTCAAGATGAATATTACACGATCCAACATTATATCGCTTTGATCTGTTTGATTGGTATTGCTTATAAGTAATATTACATTTATAATCCATCAATGCGATAGGTCCACTTTTTTTTTCTGATGATATGATAAATGACCTACTTAACTCAGTGGTTAGAGTATTGCTTTCATACGGCGGGAGTCATTGGTTCAAATCCAATAGTAGGTAGAACTTATTAGATAACGGAATCGATGGTATCTAATAAGTTTTTCTACTCAACCTCTTTTTTTATTCTTATTCACTCGGCCGGAACAAAATTCGGGCCGAATAAGCAAAATAAGGTGTTTATACACCTTATTTTGCTTATTTGGCACGGATCAACTAGTTATGACATCACATTGATAGCCTCGACTCGTGTCCTAGCTCGTCTGAGAGCTAAATTTGCCTCAATTGTTTGTCTCTTGCCTTCCGCTTTCCTCAAGTTAGTTTCTGCAATTTCAAGAGTTTGTTGAGCTTCTTGTGGATTAATGTCACTACCCTTCTCCGCATCATTTACTAAAACCGTGATCTCATTATTGCCTATTCTAGCAAAACCGCCCATCAGAGCCATCGTTAACCATCGGTCGTTAAGGCGTATTCTCAAAATACCGATATCTACAGCTGTGGCAATAGGCGCGTGATTTGGTAATACACCAATTTGTCCACTATTAGTAGATAAAATAATTTCTTTCACTTCCGAATCCCAAACAATGCGATTCGGGGTCAGTACACAAAGATTTAAGGTCATTTCTTCAATTAGCTCTCCATTTCTAAGTTTCTAAGGTCGTAGCTTTCGCAGTAGCTTCATCGATGTTACCTACTAAATAAAAGGCCTGCTCAGGAAGACCATCTAATTCTCCAGAAAGGATCAATTTAAAACCTCTAATTGTTTCTGCTAGACCAACATATTTTCCTGGGGAACCTGTAAATACTTCTGCTACGAAAAAGGGTTGTGATAAGAAACGCTCAATTTTTCGTGCTCTTGCTACGGTTAAGCGATCGTCTTCGGATAATTCGTCTAACCCAAGGATAGCTATAATGTCCTGAAGTTCTTTGTAACGTTGTAAAGTTTCTTTAACTCTTTGCGCAGTTTCATAATGTTCTTCACCAACAATCCGAGGTTGGAGCATAGTTGATGTTGAATCTAAAGGATCCACTGCTGGATAGATACCTTTGGCAGCTAATC
It contains:
- the ndhC gene encoding NADH-plastoquinone oxidoreductase subunit 3, producing the protein MLLLYEYDVFWAFLIVSSVIPILAFFISGVLAPISKGPEKLSSYESGIEPMGDAWLQFRIRYYMFALVFVVFDVETVFLYPWAMSFDVLGVSVFIEALIFVLILVVGSIYAWRKGALEWS
- the atpE gene encoding ATP synthase CF1 epsilon subunit, producing MTLNLCVLTPNRIVWDSEVKEIILSTNSGQIGVLPNHAPIATAVDIGILRIRLNDRWLTMALMGGFARIGNNEITVLVNDAEKGSDINPQEAQQTLEIAETNLRKAEGKRQTIEANLALRRARTRVEAINVMS
- the ndhJ gene encoding NADH-plastoquinone oxidoreductase subunit J translates to MQGRLSAWLVKHGLIHRSLGFDYQGIETLQIKPEDWHSIAVILYVYGYNYLRSQCAYDVAPGGLLASVYHLTRIEYGIDQPEEVCIKVFAPRRNPRIPSVFWVWKSADFQERESYDMLGIFYDNHPRLKRILMPESWIGWPLRKDYIAPNFYEIQDAH
- the ndhK gene encoding NADH-plastoquinone oxidoreductase subunit K encodes the protein MNSIIEFPLLDRTTQNSVISTTSSDLSNWSRLSSLWPLLYGTSCCFIEFASLIGSRFDFDRYGLVPRSSPRQADLILTAGTVTMKMAPSLVRLYEQMPEPKYVIAMGACTITGGMFSTDSYSTVRGVDKLIPVDVYLPGCPPKPEAVIDAITKLRKKISREIYEDRIRSQQGNRCFTTSHKFRLGRSTHTGNYDQGLLYEPPSTSEIPPEIFFKYKSSVSSHELVN